In a genomic window of Methanosarcina horonobensis HB-1 = JCM 15518:
- a CDS encoding formylglycine-generating enzyme family protein gives MGSKISIINHINAVRCYLKKGEKEEARNSIQDSIQDSIQDSSIAAKSGNSEIPETFISLSTGMEFVSVPTGEFDMGSFSDELGRSDFESPTHRVTIKSHFYMSKSQVTQKQWKTIMGNNPSHFKGEARPVEMVSWENVQEFVKKLNAAENTDKYRLPSETEWEYSCRAGTQSRYYFGGSESELSEYAWYTENSGRKTHPIRQKKPNSWGIYDMHGNVWEWVQDKWHENYNGSLCDGSAWEEGTSSNRVSRGGSWYCDPDSCRSAARFSRAPESRFANLGFRLVREL, from the coding sequence GTGGGAAGCAAGATCAGTATTATAAATCACATCAATGCAGTTAGGTGTTATCTGAAAAAGGGAGAAAAGGAAGAAGCCAGAAACTCAATTCAAGACTCAATTCAAGACTCAATTCAAGACTCATCCATTGCTGCAAAATCTGGAAACTCAGAAATTCCTGAAACATTCATCAGCTTGTCCACCGGTATGGAGTTTGTATCGGTTCCGACCGGGGAGTTTGATATGGGTTCCTTTTCTGATGAGTTGGGAAGGTCAGACTTCGAATCTCCGACCCACAGAGTAACGATTAAAAGCCATTTTTACATGAGCAAATCACAGGTTACACAAAAACAATGGAAGACTATAATGGGAAATAACCCTTCACACTTCAAGGGTGAAGCTCGCCCTGTTGAGATGGTTTCCTGGGAAAATGTCCAGGAATTTGTTAAAAAACTGAATGCAGCAGAAAATACTGACAAATATCGTTTGCCTTCGGAAACCGAATGGGAATATTCCTGTAGAGCCGGTACACAAAGCAGGTATTACTTTGGCGGTAGCGAGTCCGAACTCAGTGAGTATGCATGGTACACTGAAAACTCAGGTCGTAAAACTCACCCCATTCGCCAGAAGAAACCAAATTCCTGGGGAATTTATGATATGCATGGGAATGTCTGGGAATGGGTTCAGGATAAATGGCACGAAAACTATAACGGTTCCCTTTGTGATGGCAGTGCATGGGAAGAAGGAACTAGCTCCAATCGTGTCTCTCGTGGGGGAAGCTGGTACTGTGATCCCGATTCCTGCCGCTCGGCTGCTCGCTTCAGCCGTGCACCTGAGAGTCGT